A single genomic interval of Mycobacterium sp. DL592 harbors:
- a CDS encoding helix-turn-helix transcriptional regulator, protein MDGPGDEVTVERASSALADVDINGWTQRFDLLSDPHRLEILLCLHRAPGICVGDLASALGRSENAVSQALRVLRQQGWVTSTRVGRLVSYRLEDHTVHDLLHWIGAAHNE, encoded by the coding sequence ATGGACGGGCCAGGTGACGAGGTGACGGTGGAACGTGCCTCGTCCGCGTTGGCGGACGTCGACATCAACGGCTGGACGCAGCGCTTCGACCTGCTGAGCGATCCGCATCGGCTGGAGATCCTGCTCTGCCTGCACCGGGCTCCTGGAATTTGCGTCGGCGATCTCGCCTCGGCGCTGGGCCGGTCGGAAAACGCGGTCTCCCAGGCTCTTCGGGTACTGCGCCAGCAGGGGTGGGTGACCTCGACGCGGGTCGGCCGGCTGGTCAGCTACCGCCTGGAGGATCACACAGTGCACGATCTGCTGCACTGGATCGGCGCCGCGCACAATGAGTAA
- a CDS encoding alpha/beta hydrolase — MTAPHAEWADDVLLGFQQTTLPLGADPDGEGDLFATLVRRGGEAEPATHTVLAVHGFTDYFFNTELAHHFTSRGFRFYALDQHKCGRSWRTGQTPHFTTDLARYDRELEWAAAIIRAENTVPDVAGRAAPATRILVYGHSAGGLIVSLWLDRVRRRAATAALGIGGLVLNSPWLDLHGPAILRTRLTSTAIGALSRVRKTSVVRGTGNGGYGLTLHREYHGEFDYNLQWKPLGGFPVTLGWIHAIRRGHATLHRGLDVGVPNLILRSDHSVRETTVPDTMQRGDAVLDVSQIARWAGCIGNRTSVVPVVDAKHDVFLSLAQPRAAAYRELAAWLDFYLAHTAETASASGRD; from the coding sequence GTGACGGCACCGCACGCCGAATGGGCCGACGACGTCCTGCTGGGCTTCCAGCAGACCACGTTGCCGCTGGGAGCTGACCCCGACGGTGAGGGCGATCTGTTCGCCACCCTGGTGCGCCGCGGCGGCGAAGCCGAACCGGCCACGCACACCGTACTGGCGGTGCACGGGTTCACCGACTACTTCTTCAACACCGAACTCGCGCACCACTTCACTTCTCGCGGCTTCCGGTTCTACGCCCTCGACCAGCACAAGTGCGGGCGGTCGTGGCGGACCGGCCAGACCCCGCACTTCACCACCGACCTGGCGCGCTACGACCGCGAGCTGGAATGGGCGGCCGCGATCATCCGCGCCGAGAACACCGTGCCGGATGTCGCCGGCCGAGCGGCTCCAGCCACCCGGATTCTGGTCTACGGGCATTCGGCGGGCGGGCTGATCGTATCGCTGTGGCTGGATCGGGTGCGCAGGCGCGCAGCGACGGCGGCACTCGGGATCGGCGGGCTGGTGCTCAACAGCCCGTGGCTGGATCTGCACGGGCCGGCCATCCTGCGCACCCGGCTGACGTCGACGGCCATCGGTGCGCTGTCGCGGGTACGAAAGACCTCGGTGGTGCGCGGCACCGGCAACGGGGGCTACGGGCTGACCCTGCATCGCGAGTACCACGGCGAGTTCGACTACAACCTGCAGTGGAAACCACTCGGCGGGTTCCCGGTGACGCTCGGCTGGATCCATGCGATCCGGCGCGGGCACGCCACCTTGCACCGCGGCCTGGACGTCGGGGTGCCCAACCTGATCCTGCGCTCCGATCACAGTGTGCGCGAGACGACCGTGCCCGACACGATGCAGCGCGGTGACGCGGTGCTCGACGTCAGCCAGATCGCCCGCTGGGCGGGGTGTATCGGCAACCGGACGTCGGTGGTACCGGTCGTCGACGCCAAACATGACGTGTTCTTGTCGTTGGCGCAGCCGCGCGCAGCGGCCTACCGTGAGCTGGCCGCCTGGCTGGACTTCTATCTCGCGCATACCGCCGAGACCGCATCGGCGTCGGGCCGGGACTAG
- a CDS encoding zf-HC2 domain-containing protein translates to MDCDVAREALSARIDGEREPVPAPRVDEHLATCDTCSEWYSRAVDQTQLLRRLAGRSQVQAVADPAEPARRRWAPAGVAGWQRRALGVVGGAQVALALAQGLGANVGTSGGHHAMMAGHLLNESTAWSAALGVVMIVAAVRPAAAAGLAGVLTVFTVILTGYVVSDALSGAVTFDRILSHLPVLLGTVLALLVWRAAQTPGPQDRSETAAATDDLVLPDNAVRGRRRGHLYPTDGSAA, encoded by the coding sequence GTGGACTGCGATGTCGCCCGCGAGGCGCTGTCAGCTCGTATCGACGGGGAACGGGAGCCTGTCCCGGCACCCCGCGTCGACGAGCACCTCGCCACGTGTGACACGTGTAGCGAGTGGTATTCGCGTGCCGTCGATCAGACCCAGCTGCTGCGGCGGCTGGCGGGCCGGTCCCAGGTTCAGGCCGTCGCCGATCCCGCCGAACCCGCGCGACGCCGGTGGGCACCGGCCGGGGTCGCCGGGTGGCAACGCCGGGCGCTCGGGGTGGTCGGCGGCGCCCAGGTAGCGCTGGCCTTGGCGCAGGGCCTCGGCGCCAACGTCGGGACCTCGGGCGGTCACCACGCCATGATGGCCGGCCATCTGCTCAACGAGTCGACGGCGTGGTCGGCGGCGCTGGGCGTGGTGATGATCGTCGCCGCGGTACGGCCGGCGGCCGCCGCCGGGCTCGCCGGCGTGCTCACCGTGTTCACCGTGATCCTGACCGGCTACGTCGTCAGCGACGCACTCTCCGGCGCGGTCACGTTCGACCGGATCCTGAGTCACCTTCCCGTCCTGCTCGGCACGGTCCTGGCACTGCTGGTCTGGCGCGCCGCCCAAACCCCCGGCCCGCAGGACCGCTCCGAGACCGCAGCGGCGACCGATGATCTGGTGCTGCCCGACAATGCCGTGCGCGGGCGCAGGCGCGGTCACCTCTACCCCACCGACGGCTCAGCGGCCTGA
- a CDS encoding energy-coupling factor ABC transporter permease — MHMSDGLVNAPTSLLFGALAIAAVGFCAWRARTELDERTVPLAGLVAAFIFAVQMINFPILPGVSGHLLGGALAAILVGPSTGVLCIAIVLVVQSLLFADGGVTALGMNITNMALIGVAAGYSTAVLLFAVVRRRGKEQSVPALGVVAFVSAVIGTICASMGFVIEYAIGGAAPTSLSTVATYMLGTHVLIGIGEGVITAVTVMAVARSRPDLVYLLRRSRTEAAVPA; from the coding sequence ATGCATATGAGCGATGGCCTGGTGAATGCTCCCACCTCCCTGCTGTTCGGAGCCCTCGCGATCGCCGCCGTCGGCTTCTGCGCCTGGCGGGCCCGAACCGAACTCGACGAGCGCACCGTTCCGCTGGCCGGCCTGGTCGCAGCGTTCATCTTCGCCGTGCAGATGATCAACTTCCCGATCTTGCCCGGTGTCAGCGGTCACCTGCTCGGTGGTGCGCTGGCCGCCATTCTCGTCGGCCCTTCCACCGGTGTTTTGTGCATCGCGATCGTCCTGGTCGTCCAATCGCTGCTGTTCGCCGACGGCGGGGTGACCGCGCTCGGGATGAACATCACCAACATGGCCCTGATCGGCGTGGCCGCCGGCTACTCGACCGCCGTACTCCTTTTTGCGGTGGTCCGGCGGCGGGGTAAAGAGCAATCCGTACCCGCGCTCGGTGTGGTCGCCTTCGTGTCCGCGGTAATCGGGACAATCTGCGCGTCAATGGGATTCGTCATCGAGTACGCCATCGGGGGAGCGGCGCCCACCTCGCTGAGCACGGTGGCGACCTACATGCTCGGCACCCATGTGCTGATCGGAATCGGCGAAGGGGTGATCACCGCGGTCACGGTCATGGCGGTGGCCCGGTCGAGACCCGACCTGGTGTATCTCCTGCGGCGCAGTCGCACCGAGGCGGCGGTGCCCGCATGA
- a CDS encoding DUF5134 domain-containing protein gives MIQDLTLRWIVTLLFVLSAAECGFAIATGHRRWPSVVSYSLHAVMAVAMAVMAWPGGAALPTVPPMVFFLLATGWFAVIAASAGAAGHRLVTGYHALMMLAMAWMYAVMNGRLLPGQSSVAADSAGSGGHHAGHMNMPGMDMPDMPMGDSAPAASGYPAWIATLNWVCAIGFAVAAVVWLYRYLVARQSRSGGDAVHQLGLLSQAMMAIGMAVMFGVML, from the coding sequence ATGATCCAGGACCTGACGTTGCGCTGGATCGTCACCCTGCTGTTCGTGCTCAGCGCTGCGGAGTGCGGTTTCGCCATTGCCACCGGGCATCGCCGGTGGCCCAGTGTCGTCAGCTACTCGCTGCACGCGGTCATGGCGGTGGCCATGGCGGTGATGGCCTGGCCGGGCGGCGCCGCTCTGCCCACGGTCCCGCCGATGGTGTTCTTTTTGCTCGCCACGGGGTGGTTCGCCGTCATCGCCGCCAGTGCGGGGGCGGCCGGTCATCGTCTGGTGACCGGCTACCACGCGCTGATGATGCTGGCGATGGCGTGGATGTATGCGGTGATGAACGGGCGTCTTCTGCCCGGCCAGTCATCGGTCGCTGCGGATTCCGCCGGTTCCGGCGGCCATCACGCGGGGCACATGAACATGCCGGGGATGGACATGCCGGATATGCCGATGGGTGACTCGGCACCGGCGGCCAGCGGGTATCCGGCCTGGATCGCCACACTGAACTGGGTGTGCGCCATCGGCTTCGCGGTTGCCGCGGTGGTGTGGCTGTACCGGTATCTCGTTGCGCGCCAGTCCCGGTCGGGTGGTGATGCGGTGCATCAGCTGGGCCTGCTCAGCCAGGCGATGATGGCCATCGGTATGGCGGTGATGTTCGGGGTGATGCTGTAG
- the cbiQ gene encoding cobalt ECF transporter T component CbiQ, giving the protein MGAGHSHPLYRDGHSALHHAPAEVKIAGLVVFVLAVVATPREMIWPFAIYAGIVLVVWRVARIPLRWILPRMLIEAPFVVLAVLLPFAEGGERVEFAGLQLSVTGLWAAWGIVVKGTLGVAGSLTVAATTSARELPLALSRLGVPGLITSMLVLMIRYIDLLSAEIGRMRMARISRGDSPRALHQAGAIAKGVGALFLRSYERGERVYLAMTSRGFDGHVPELAIVGARPRASATQWVAALIPAAAAVAVAGAAWLLR; this is encoded by the coding sequence GTGGGTGCGGGCCACTCCCATCCGCTCTACCGCGACGGCCACTCGGCGCTGCATCACGCACCTGCCGAGGTCAAAATCGCCGGGCTGGTGGTGTTCGTGCTGGCGGTGGTGGCCACCCCGCGAGAGATGATCTGGCCGTTTGCGATCTACGCCGGCATCGTGCTCGTCGTGTGGCGGGTGGCGCGCATCCCACTGCGCTGGATCCTGCCGCGGATGCTGATCGAGGCGCCGTTCGTCGTGCTGGCCGTGCTGCTGCCCTTCGCCGAGGGCGGCGAGCGCGTCGAGTTCGCCGGCCTGCAGCTGTCGGTGACCGGCCTGTGGGCGGCGTGGGGCATCGTCGTCAAAGGAACCTTGGGTGTCGCCGGCTCGCTGACCGTGGCGGCCACGACGTCGGCACGTGAGCTTCCACTCGCGCTGAGCAGGCTCGGGGTACCGGGGTTGATCACCTCTATGCTCGTGCTGATGATCCGCTACATCGACCTGCTGTCGGCCGAGATCGGCCGGATGCGGATGGCCCGGATCTCCCGCGGCGACTCACCGCGTGCGCTGCATCAGGCCGGTGCGATCGCCAAAGGTGTTGGCGCCCTGTTCCTGCGCTCCTACGAGCGGGGCGAACGGGTGTACCTGGCGATGACGTCGCGCGGGTTCGACGGCCACGTCCCCGAACTCGCGATCGTCGGCGCCCGGCCGCGGGCGTCGGCGACGCAGTGGGTGGCCGCGCTGATACCCGCGGCGGCAGCGGTCGCGGTGGCAGGGGCGGCATGGCTGCTCCGGTGA
- a CDS encoding WhiB family transcriptional regulator: MRRQRFPRPSVQEWDWQLRGRCRAVDASVFFGPDRETNAARVRRERVAKDVCGRCPVMAECRRHALAAGEPYGIWGGLSAAERQQSPGRQRRVLDSSRSIAL; the protein is encoded by the coding sequence GTGAGGCGACAACGATTTCCGCGGCCGTCGGTGCAGGAGTGGGACTGGCAGCTTCGGGGCCGGTGCCGAGCGGTCGACGCGTCGGTCTTCTTCGGTCCCGACAGGGAGACGAACGCCGCACGTGTCCGTCGTGAGCGGGTCGCCAAGGACGTCTGCGGGCGCTGCCCGGTCATGGCGGAGTGCCGCAGGCATGCCCTGGCCGCCGGTGAGCCCTATGGAATCTGGGGCGGTCTGTCGGCGGCCGAGCGCCAGCAGTCGCCGGGGCGTCAGCGCCGGGTCTTGGACAGCTCCCGCAGCATCGCGTTGTAG
- a CDS encoding PDGLE domain-containing protein: MKRHWRFWAGFVAAIVLIAGVVSYFASSSPDGLDSATLQGCQVVETQHGEQLTGSCIAQHATEHPMSVSPLADYTLFGHAGSVGAAGIIGAVVVLALAGGLFWLLARSRRSGS; this comes from the coding sequence ATGAAGCGGCACTGGCGGTTCTGGGCCGGCTTCGTCGCGGCCATCGTGCTGATCGCCGGAGTGGTGTCCTATTTCGCCAGCTCCAGCCCGGACGGGCTCGACTCGGCAACCTTGCAGGGCTGCCAGGTCGTCGAAACCCAGCATGGTGAGCAGCTGACCGGAAGCTGCATCGCCCAGCACGCCACCGAACACCCGATGTCGGTGTCGCCACTGGCCGACTACACGCTGTTCGGCCACGCTGGCAGCGTCGGCGCGGCCGGAATCATCGGAGCTGTGGTGGTGCTCGCGCTAGCCGGCGGGTTGTTCTGGCTGCTGGCCCGCAGCCGCCGTTCCGGGAGCTGA
- a CDS encoding energy-coupling factor ABC transporter ATP-binding protein: MAAPVSPPAIRVDALNYRYPDGRVALDGVGLSIAPGERVAVLGPNGAGKTTLMLHLNGVLTATSGTVEIGGTVLSRKTLRDIRRRVGLVFQDPDDQLFMPTVAQDVAFGPANFGVTGEDLAARVHAALDIVSMTEHADRSPAHLSVGQRRRAALATVLACEPEILVLDEPSANLDPVARRELAETLATLPATMLIVTHDLPYAAQLCDRAIVLDHGVVVADDTVTAVLSDSALLAAHRLELPWGFVVPTP, from the coding sequence ATGGCTGCTCCGGTGAGCCCGCCGGCCATCCGGGTCGACGCCCTGAACTACCGCTACCCCGACGGCCGGGTCGCCCTCGACGGCGTCGGCCTGAGCATCGCGCCCGGGGAACGCGTCGCCGTCCTCGGACCCAACGGGGCAGGCAAGACCACTCTCATGCTGCACCTCAACGGTGTGCTCACCGCGACCTCGGGCACCGTCGAGATCGGCGGAACTGTGTTGAGCCGCAAGACTCTTCGCGATATCCGCCGCCGTGTCGGCCTGGTGTTCCAGGATCCCGACGACCAGTTGTTCATGCCCACCGTGGCCCAGGACGTGGCGTTCGGCCCGGCCAACTTCGGGGTCACCGGCGAGGACCTGGCCGCCCGGGTGCACGCCGCGCTCGACATCGTGTCGATGACCGAGCATGCCGACCGCAGCCCGGCGCACCTGTCCGTGGGCCAGCGCAGGCGCGCGGCACTGGCCACGGTGCTGGCCTGTGAACCTGAGATCCTGGTGCTCGACGAACCGTCGGCCAACCTCGACCCGGTGGCACGCCGCGAACTGGCCGAAACCCTGGCCACGCTGCCCGCGACGATGCTCATCGTCACCCACGACCTGCCCTATGCGGCGCAGCTGTGCGACCGGGCGATTGTCCTGGACCACGGTGTGGTCGTCGCCGACGACACCGTCACCGCCGTGCTGTCCGACAGTGCGCTGCTGGCCGCCCACCGGCTCGAATTGCCTTGGGGCTTCGTCGTTCCCACGCCCTGA
- the mqo gene encoding malate dehydrogenase (quinone): MPETTKTDVVLVGAGIMSATLGALLRLVEPDWSITLVERLDAAAAESSDPWNNAGTGHSALCELNYTPQNPDGSIEIAKAVTVNEQFQVTRQFWAYAVEHGILPDVRNFLNPVPHVSFVHGAEHIDYLRRRRDTLVRNPLFATMEFIDGADEFARRLPLMAQGRDFSEPVALNWTTDGTDVDFGSLTRQLLGYGTERGMTALFGHDVRDLHQESDGSWTVKIHNRRTGQKRNLSAKFVFVGAGGGALPLLQKAGISEAKGFGGFPVSGQWLRTGDAELAAAHQAKVYGLPPLGAPPMSVPHLDARVINNRSWLLFGPFAGWSPKFLKEGKVTDLPLSVKPNNLASMIGVGLTEMGLLKYLIGQLALSEADRVDTLREFAPTAKDSDWELDIAGQRVQVIRRDAKKLGVLEFGTTVLAAADGSIAGLLGASPGASTAVPAMIEVLQRCFSDRYSGWEPKLKEMVPSLGVKLSENPDLFAEVWAYGSKVLGLGSGADAARAGEAVGPDSTPAAGDPEPAGVV, encoded by the coding sequence GTGCCTGAAACCACCAAAACCGATGTCGTGCTGGTCGGCGCCGGAATCATGAGCGCCACCCTGGGTGCGCTGCTGCGGCTGGTCGAGCCGGACTGGTCGATCACCCTGGTGGAACGCCTGGACGCCGCCGCCGCCGAGAGCAGTGATCCGTGGAACAACGCCGGCACCGGGCACTCGGCGCTCTGTGAGCTCAACTACACCCCGCAGAACCCCGACGGCAGCATCGAGATCGCCAAGGCCGTCACCGTCAACGAGCAGTTCCAGGTCACCAGGCAGTTCTGGGCCTACGCCGTCGAGCACGGCATCCTGCCCGACGTCCGCAACTTCCTGAACCCGGTCCCGCACGTCAGCTTCGTGCACGGCGCCGAACACATCGACTACCTTCGCCGCCGGCGCGACACCCTGGTGCGCAACCCGCTGTTCGCCACCATGGAGTTCATCGACGGCGCCGACGAGTTCGCCCGCCGGCTACCGCTGATGGCCCAAGGCCGCGACTTCTCCGAGCCGGTCGCCCTGAACTGGACCACCGACGGCACCGACGTCGACTTCGGCTCGCTGACCCGCCAGCTGCTCGGCTACGGCACCGAGCGCGGCATGACCGCGCTGTTCGGCCACGACGTCCGCGACCTGCACCAGGAGTCCGACGGCAGCTGGACGGTCAAGATCCACAACCGGCGCACCGGGCAGAAACGCAATCTGTCGGCCAAGTTCGTCTTCGTCGGCGCCGGCGGCGGCGCGCTTCCGCTGCTGCAGAAGGCCGGCATCTCCGAGGCCAAGGGCTTCGGCGGCTTCCCGGTCAGCGGCCAGTGGCTGCGCACCGGCGACGCCGAGCTGGCCGCCGCACACCAGGCCAAGGTCTACGGCCTGCCGCCGCTGGGCGCCCCGCCGATGTCGGTGCCGCACTTGGACGCCCGCGTGATCAACAATCGGTCCTGGCTGCTGTTCGGGCCGTTCGCCGGCTGGTCGCCGAAGTTCCTCAAGGAGGGCAAGGTCACCGACCTGCCGCTGTCGGTCAAGCCCAACAACCTCGCCTCGATGATCGGCGTGGGCCTCACCGAGATGGGCCTGCTGAAGTACCTGATCGGCCAGCTGGCGCTCAGCGAGGCCGACCGCGTCGACACTCTGCGCGAATTCGCCCCCACCGCAAAGGATTCCGACTGGGAGCTGGATATCGCCGGTCAGCGTGTGCAGGTGATCCGCCGGGACGCCAAGAAACTCGGAGTGCTCGAGTTCGGCACCACCGTGCTGGCCGCGGCCGACGGCTCGATCGCCGGACTGCTCGGCGCCTCACCGGGTGCCTCCACCGCGGTGCCCGCCATGATCGAGGTGCTGCAGCGCTGCTTCTCCGACCGCTACTCGGGCTGGGAGCCCAAGCTCAAGGAGATGGTGCCGTCGCTGGGCGTCAAGCTCTCCGAGAACCCGGACCTCTTCGCCGAGGTCTGGGCGTACGGCAGCAAGGTGCTGGGCCTGGGTAGCGGAGCCGACGCCGCCCGCGCCGGCGAAGCTGTCGGTCCGGACTCCACCCCGGCCGCCGGTGACCCGGAGCCGGCAGGGGTGGTGTGA
- a CDS encoding cytochrome c oxidase assembly protein — MESSRTGTRPAGRWVLVGGYLAMAAALTGYAAASGGDRFRATGDSFPGLPTSTAEIVGHFTATLAGAICLGALVFVVITACPDERGVLDASSFRVHLLAERVAPLWVATATVMVVVQAANDAGVSVGRLVSGGGIGAALGASETARGWVAVAMFAAIVAVALRLTVRWVWHVVLLIPSLIAVIAVGVTGNAGQGPDHDYSTSAVIVFSLALAVLAGVKISAAVAPPSVALQRRVLLVEILTGAAALGYGALLLYLLTDTGWVTGSDYGRLGLLAGAVVLVTCLLDITRLRARAGAGGRGGALALIVALAAVSAMAIQTAPRLLAHKFTAWDVFLGYALPQPPNVVRLLTVWRFDVLLGVGAVALAAIYVLGVVRLRRRGDAWPPGRLVAWLLGCLALLLATSSGVRAYGSAMFSVHMSEHMALNMFIPVFLVLGAPITLALRTLPAAAAGQPPGPREWLMWLVHSPVSRFLSHPATAFVLFVGSLYAVYFTPLFDTLVRYHWGHEFMTVHFLITGYLFFWGIIGIDPGPRRLPFIGRLAMLFAVMPFHAFFGIATMTMTSVMGHSFYSKLDLPWLSSLLDDQHLGGAIAWGSSELPVIVVVVALVVQWARQDRKVAVRTDRHADAHYDDDLDAYNAMLRELSKTRR, encoded by the coding sequence ATGGAGTCGAGCCGCACGGGCACCCGACCCGCCGGCCGATGGGTCCTGGTCGGCGGATACCTCGCCATGGCCGCAGCTTTGACCGGCTACGCCGCGGCGTCCGGCGGCGATCGGTTCCGGGCCACCGGGGACTCCTTTCCCGGCCTGCCGACCAGTACCGCCGAGATCGTCGGCCACTTCACTGCCACGCTGGCCGGCGCGATCTGCCTGGGCGCTCTGGTCTTCGTCGTCATCACGGCGTGCCCCGACGAACGCGGGGTGCTCGACGCGTCCTCGTTCCGGGTGCATCTGCTCGCCGAACGGGTCGCGCCGCTCTGGGTGGCGACCGCCACGGTCATGGTGGTGGTCCAGGCGGCCAATGACGCTGGGGTGTCAGTCGGCCGCTTGGTCAGCGGCGGCGGCATCGGTGCGGCACTGGGCGCCTCGGAGACGGCCCGCGGGTGGGTGGCGGTGGCCATGTTCGCAGCGATCGTCGCCGTGGCTCTGCGCCTGACGGTGCGTTGGGTCTGGCACGTGGTGCTGCTGATCCCAAGCCTGATCGCGGTGATCGCCGTGGGGGTGACCGGGAACGCCGGGCAGGGCCCCGATCACGACTATTCGACGAGCGCCGTCATCGTGTTCTCCCTCGCCCTGGCGGTGCTGGCCGGGGTCAAGATCAGCGCCGCCGTGGCCCCGCCGTCGGTGGCGCTGCAGCGCCGCGTGCTACTCGTCGAGATCCTCACCGGGGCGGCGGCGCTCGGCTATGGCGCGCTGCTGCTGTACCTGCTGACCGACACGGGGTGGGTGACCGGCTCCGACTACGGCCGCCTGGGGCTGCTGGCCGGGGCGGTGGTGCTGGTGACCTGCTTGCTCGACATCACCCGGCTGCGGGCCCGAGCCGGCGCGGGCGGCCGCGGCGGTGCGCTGGCATTGATCGTCGCGCTCGCGGCGGTCTCGGCGATGGCGATTCAAACCGCACCGCGGCTGCTGGCCCACAAGTTCACCGCATGGGACGTCTTCCTCGGGTACGCACTCCCCCAGCCGCCGAATGTGGTTCGGCTGCTGACGGTGTGGCGTTTCGACGTGCTACTCGGTGTCGGCGCAGTGGCGCTGGCGGCGATCTACGTCCTCGGGGTGGTCCGGCTGCGCCGCCGCGGCGACGCCTGGCCGCCGGGCCGTCTGGTGGCCTGGCTGCTCGGGTGCCTGGCGCTGCTGCTGGCCACCAGTTCTGGTGTGCGGGCCTACGGTTCGGCGATGTTCAGCGTCCACATGTCCGAGCACATGGCGCTGAACATGTTCATCCCGGTGTTCCTGGTGCTGGGCGCCCCGATCACGCTGGCGTTGCGGACGCTGCCCGCTGCGGCGGCCGGTCAGCCACCCGGGCCGCGGGAATGGCTGATGTGGCTGGTGCATTCGCCGGTGTCGCGGTTCCTGTCGCATCCGGCAACGGCGTTCGTCCTGTTCGTCGGCTCGCTCTACGCGGTGTACTTCACACCGCTGTTCGACACGCTGGTGCGCTACCACTGGGGTCACGAGTTCATGACCGTGCACTTCCTGATCACCGGCTACTTGTTCTTCTGGGGCATCATCGGCATCGATCCCGGCCCGCGCCGCCTGCCCTTCATCGGCAGGCTCGCCATGTTGTTCGCGGTGATGCCGTTCCATGCCTTCTTCGGTATCGCCACCATGACGATGACATCGGTGATGGGGCACAGCTTCTACAGCAAGCTCGATCTGCCCTGGCTGTCCAGCCTGCTCGACGACCAACACCTCGGCGGCGCAATCGCTTGGGGGTCAAGCGAACTGCCGGTGATCGTGGTGGTGGTCGCGCTGGTGGTGCAGTGGGCCCGCCAGGACCGCAAGGTCGCCGTGCGCACCGACCGCCACGCCGACGCACACTACGACGACGACCTCGACGCCTACAACGCGATGCTGCGGGAGCTGTCCAAGACCCGGCGCTGA
- the mtr gene encoding mycothione reductase, producing the protein MEHFDIAIIGTGSGNSVLDERYATKKVAICEQGVFGGTCLNVGCIPTKMFVYAAEVAATVRDAARYGVDARIERVRWSDIVSRVFGRIDPLAMGGEHYRRSLPNVTVYDSHTTFDGRGDHGYRLRTANGEEFTADQVVIAAGARAMVPDAIAGCGVEFHTSDTIMRMAELPEHLVIVGGGFVAAEFAHVFSSLGSRVTIVIRGGTLLSHCDDTVCERFTDIAGKKWEIRSHRNMIGAHMDGSQTVVELDDGSTVRADAVLVATGRIPNADLLNLESVGVDVDDGRVVVDEYQRTTARGIFALGDVSSPYQLKHVANHEARVVKNNLLADWDDTEALMPSNHRFVPSAVFTDPQIASVGLTENEARAAGYDIKVKIQDYGDVAYGWAMEDTTGFAKVVVEAGTGTILGAHIMGHQASSLIQPLIQAMSFGLAGQDMARGQYWIHPALPELIENALLALCGEPPWPPARRH; encoded by the coding sequence GTGGAGCATTTCGACATCGCGATCATCGGAACCGGTTCGGGCAACTCCGTTCTCGACGAGCGCTACGCCACCAAGAAGGTGGCGATCTGTGAGCAGGGCGTGTTCGGCGGGACCTGCCTGAACGTCGGCTGCATCCCGACCAAGATGTTCGTCTACGCCGCCGAGGTGGCGGCGACGGTGCGCGACGCCGCGCGCTACGGGGTGGACGCCCGCATCGAGCGCGTGCGCTGGAGCGACATCGTCTCGCGAGTGTTCGGCCGGATCGACCCGCTGGCGATGGGCGGTGAGCACTACCGGCGGTCGTTGCCGAATGTGACCGTCTACGACTCGCATACGACGTTCGACGGACGCGGCGATCACGGCTACCGGCTGCGGACCGCCAACGGTGAGGAGTTCACCGCCGACCAAGTCGTGATCGCGGCGGGCGCCCGGGCGATGGTGCCCGACGCGATCGCCGGCTGCGGGGTGGAGTTCCACACCAGCGACACGATCATGCGGATGGCCGAACTGCCCGAGCATCTGGTCATCGTCGGAGGCGGGTTCGTGGCCGCCGAGTTCGCCCACGTCTTCTCGTCGTTGGGCTCGCGCGTCACGATCGTGATCCGGGGCGGCACCCTGCTGTCGCACTGCGACGACACCGTCTGCGAACGGTTCACCGACATCGCGGGCAAGAAGTGGGAGATCCGCAGCCACCGCAACATGATCGGCGCGCACATGGACGGCTCGCAGACCGTCGTCGAGCTCGACGACGGCTCGACCGTGCGCGCCGATGCGGTGCTGGTGGCCACCGGCCGGATCCCCAACGCCGACCTGCTCAACCTCGAGTCGGTGGGCGTGGACGTCGACGACGGCCGGGTGGTGGTCGACGAGTATCAAAGGACAACGGCGCGCGGCATTTTCGCACTCGGCGACGTGTCCTCGCCGTATCAGCTCAAGCACGTCGCCAACCACGAGGCCCGGGTGGTCAAGAACAACCTGCTCGCCGACTGGGACGACACCGAGGCCCTGATGCCCTCGAATCACCGCTTCGTGCCCTCGGCGGTGTTCACCGATCCGCAGATCGCCTCGGTGGGTCTGACCGAAAACGAGGCGCGCGCAGCCGGTTACGACATCAAGGTCAAGATCCAGGACTACGGCGACGTGGCCTACGGCTGGGCGATGGAGGACACCACGGGCTTCGCGAAGGTGGTCGTGGAGGCCGGCACCGGTACGATCCTGGGCGCCCACATCATGGGCCACCAGGCGTCGTCGTTGATTCAGCCGCTGATCCAGGCGATGAGCTTCGGGCTGGCCGGCCAGGACATGGCCCGCGGCCAGTACTGGATTCACCCCGCGCTGCCCGAGCTGATCGAGAACGCCCTGCTGGCCCTGTGCGGTGAGCCCCCCTGGCCGCCCGCCAGACGGCACTGA